The window TCGTTTTTCGAAGCGACTAGCTGCGATTGAACCTGAGCTGGTAGGCAATGCAAGTTCCTTTGTTCAAGCAATTCCTAAAGCTGGTAATAAGCAAGAGCAGAACTTTCCTGAGAGTGGGATAAAAGGGGATAAAATTTACGAAGGAAAAACTCAGAATAGTTTGAGTGAATCCAATAATGATAAAGGGCTTAACTTGCCTCATCAGTCTTCAAAGTGTCTTGATGAGATTGAACACAAGCGAGTGGTCAACTTAGTGTCCATTGTGCAAGCTCGTCCAAATCCAAAATCTATTAGGTCTCCGAATGGTGCTATGGGTTTGACTTCAGATGTTTTGGCAGAAAAAACATCTGAGCAAATGGAGGATGAACCCATAACAGAGCTTCTGCATCATGCTGCTGCTAATACTAATAATCCTTTATTTCGAGAGCCATCAAACAAGAGCCAAAACACTCATTCTGTACTGCCAAAGGCCAGAGTTTCTGACTTAAATCAATGTAAATTGGTTAGTGCTGACAAAGGACCTTTCTTAACTCCTGAAGCTGATGTTCAGAGTGGGATGAAAGGGAAGGGCCAAGAAAAAACACAGAATGGTTTGAGCAAACCAAGTGATAAGAAACTAAAGAAAGGGATGAACTTGGCTCGTCGGTCTTCAAAACGAATTGCAGGTCTTGAACCTGAGGTGGTAGCCAACACAGGGTCCAGTGCACGTGCTCTTCAAAATGCAAAAAGATCTTGTAAAACTGAAGCCATCCTAGCTGTGGGTTTGACTTCAGATGCTTTGGCAGACAAAGCATCTCAGCAGCTTGGTGCTGAATCTAGAACTGAGTTTCCAAATCATGCTTTGACTGATGTCAAGAACCAAGTGTCTTTTCAGGACACAGCTGTTTCCAAGCACCAATCGCAAGTGCAGGAAACTGACAAAACTAATGATGAGAATTCAGAACCACAGCTTATCCCTCCATTTGGGGAGTTCTGGTCGGACCCTTGCCTTGAATTTGCATTCAAGACTCTTACAGGTGAAATACCTGTTGAGATTACTGCTGAAAATGAGCTGCTTTCAAC of the Hevea brasiliensis isolate MT/VB/25A 57/8 unplaced genomic scaffold, ASM3005281v1 Scaf212, whole genome shotgun sequence genome contains:
- the LOC131176655 gene encoding uncharacterized protein LOC131176655, with the translated sequence MGLTSDVLAEKTSEQMEDEPITELLHHAAANTNNPLFREPSNKSQNTHSVLPKARVSDLNQCKLVSADKGPFLTPEADVQSGMKGKGQEKTQNGLSKPSDKKLKKGMNLARRSSKRIAGLEPEVVANTGSSARALQNAKRSCKTEAILAVGLTSDALADKASQQLGAESRTEFPNHALTDVKNQVSFQDTAVSKHQSQVQETDKTNDENSEPQLIPPFGEFWSDPCLEFAFKTLTGEIPVEITAENELLSTPASDIIHERNSLMKTIDRSSNGKTLINSGKCKIVQSFICLVNLQNNFQSLKVNQWAAQSPMCVLLK